A genome region from Triticum aestivum cultivar Chinese Spring chromosome 2B, IWGSC CS RefSeq v2.1, whole genome shotgun sequence includes the following:
- the LOC123042738 gene encoding protein ASPARTIC PROTEASE IN GUARD CELL 2, giving the protein MVMHAAAITTTLLLPVALLFVSAVIMSGASASSPSSLRFHYIDPRNFTMAAPTSPSPSSLSRRDGRPSLALLHRDAVSGRTYPSTRHAMLGLAARDGARAQYLQRRLSPTTMTTEVGSEVVSGISEGSGEYFVRVGVGSPPTEQYLVVDSGSDVIWVQCRPCAECYQQADPLFDPAGSASFAAVPCGSGVCRTLPGGSSDCADSGACRYQVSYGDGSYTQGVLAMETLTFGDSTPVQGVAIGCGHRNRGLFVGAAGLLGLGWGPMSLVGQLGGAAGGAFSYCLASRGADAGAGSLVFGRDDAMPVGAVWVPLLRNAQEPSFYYVGLTGLGVGGERLPLQDGLFDLTEDGGGGVVLDTGTAVTRLPPDAYAALRDAFADAVGGGLPRAPGVSLLDTCYDLSGYASVRVPTVALYFGRDGAALTLPARNLLVEMGGGVYCLAFAASASGLSILGNIQQQGIQITVDSATGYVGFGPTTC; this is encoded by the coding sequence ATGGTCATGCACGCCGCCGCAATCACCACCACGCTTCTTCTGCCCGTCGCCCTCCTCTTCGTCTCCGCCGTGATCATGTCCGGCGCTTCGGCTTCGTCACCGTCGTCACTGCGGTTCCACTACATCGACCCTCGCAACTTCACCATGGCTGCGCCCACGTCACCGTCCCCCTCCTCGTTGTCGCGCCGCGATGGCCGCCCCTCGCTTGCACTGCTGCACCGCGACGCCGTTTCCGGCAGGACGTACCCGTCCACGCGGCACGCCATGCTTGGTCTCGCGGCAAGGGACGGCGCGCGGGCACAGTACCTCCAGCGCCGCCTCTCGCCGACGACGATGACCACGGAGGTGGGGTCGGAGGTGGTGTCGGGCATCTCCGAGGGCAGCGGCGAGTACTTCGTGCGCGTCGGCGTGGGGTCGCCGCCCACGGAGCAGTACCTCGTCGTGGACTCCGGGAGCGACGTCATCTGGGTACAGTGCCGCCCCTGCGCCGAGTGCTACCAGCAGGCCGACCCACTCTTCGATCCGGCAGGGTCGGCGTCTTTTGCCGCCGTGCCGTGCGGCTCCGGCGTCTGCAGGACGCTACCCGGAGGATCCTCCGACTGCGCCGACTCCGGAGCGTGCCGGTACCAGGTGTCGTACGGGGACGGGTCGTACACCCAGGGCGTGCTCGCGATGGAGACGCTCACGTTCGGGGACAGCACGCCGGTGCAGGGCGTCGCAATCGGCTGCGGCCACCGCAACCGCGGCCTCTTCGTCGGGGCGGCCGGCCTGCTCGGCCTCGGCTGGGGCCCCATGTCGCTCGTCGGGCAGCTGGGCGGCGCTGCCGGCGGCGCGTTCAGCTACTGCCTCGCCAGCCGCGGCGCCGACGCCGGCGCCGGGTCGCTCGTGTTCGGCCGGGACGACGCCATGCCGGTGGGCGCCGTGTGGGTGCCTCTGCTGCGCAACGCGCAGGAGCCGAGCTTCTACTACGTGGGCCTGACGGGGCTCGGCGTCGGCGGCGAGAGGCTCCCGCTACAGGACGGGCTCTTCGACCTCaccgaggacggcggcggcggcgtggtgttGGACACCGGCACGGCCGTGACGCGGCTCCCGCCGGACGCCTACGCCGCGCTGCGCGACGCGTTCGCGGACGCCGTTGGCGGCGGCCTCCCGCGCGCGCCGGGCGTGTCGCTGCTGGACACGTGTTACGACCTGAGCGGATACGCGAGCGTGCGCGTGCCGACGGTGGCCCTCTACTTCGGGCGGGACGGCGCGGCGTTGACGCTGCCGGCGAGGAACCTGCTGGTGGAGATGGGCGGCGGCGTGTACTGCCTGGCGTtcgcggcgtcggcgtcggggctgTCCATCCTCGGCAACATACAGCAGCAGGGGATCCAGATCACCGTCGACTCCGCCACTGGTTACGTCGGCTTCGGACCAACTACGTGCTAG